TTCATGTACACAACATTCTGACAGACCAAGCAATGCACAGgcaagaaaatgtcaaaaataagtCTTtccaacattaataaaaatttaACACAGAAGAATACTAATTTCCAAGGTAATATTTATTCTcaatattcatttaatatttattctactcttttttctttttttttttttttaaattaaagccTCCGAGTAGAGCGCAACACTTTCCAGGCTTGGTGCTTTAATTGACAACATCTGAATGACAGATGATATATGATGACAACAGATCAGAACTTTTAGTTTTCTTTAAACTTGGGATCATTAACTGTCTggtctgaaaaatatttctttacaaCAGGCTTTTAAATTTCAGTGttaaactggaataaattataAGCATCATGAATATTGGACAAGCACATGGTTTAATGGCATTCTCAACCTGCAGACTCAAACGTAAACCAAAGCAGAAGTTTCATCTTAGGGGCCAATGCACTGGAAGcaacattacatttcacatcttGGACACAGGAAGTACAAATAAATACTACCacttcacacacattcagtgaGAGCTCCTTGCCTCATATATACAGAATATTCTCTCAGTTTCACAAGTCACCTGGACAAGTTCTGATGTTCTTATGGATTCAACTAAGTTACAATAAACTGTACACAATTTTCACTTCAAAaccaatacatttttgtattataggaataatgaaaacaaaaactgtactgCTTTTTGGGGGGACAGAAGTTTTAAGCAAATTCAAAGAGTCAGGGAAAGCTGTAAAAGTGGACAATGGAagcaaaaaacatttctcaagTTTCTCAGTTCTACACGACCATGAAATTTCATTGGaaagcacatgcacatccacatgcgcacacacacaaagaggatTTCCTCAAAAAACCTTTCAGTGTTGTGAGAACTCCACTAATGCATACAGGTGAGACAATGGAGAGACAAGAGAAAAAGTTGCCATTTTGTTGAAGGAAATATGGCATAAAGTGATAGTGAATCCCACGATGGATTGAGCCACAAGATTCTTTCAATGACTCCTTTAAACAACCCGAAAAGActgttttccacagcaaaatgcTATGATTCAATACTCCTTATTTTGTGGTTCACAAAGCTTAAACTCTGCTATCACAAGCTTTCCTCAGCTGCCAGTCAGCTAgcactctgctgcagcacaAAGGTCTCCTGCTGCACAGGCCATTGGGCAGCTGGAAAGCGCTCGCAAATCCACAAATTCCCAGCAACACTGAAGCAGACAAACTACAGTCAGCCTGCTTGGTTGTATTTAAAAACTGTGGTGCTTTAAAGTGAATATCATTTGGTTGCCTGTGATAAAATCGAACAGCATCAGTATTGTTCTCTCCATTTGAAGTGTTAAATAAGTGTAAACCCTGCCCTGTTACAGGAAATACTTTACCCGACCACAAAGACACCGTTTAACACGCAACATGGAAAAGTATGGAATGTAATGGTAATTACggaattatgaaataaaaagaagaggGAAGAATTCTGGAAAGAAATAATGGAGCAAACAACTACTGCAGACGAGAAAGCCAGGGAGAGAGGTTGGAGTGCAATCAGTTGCTGTAGAAGTGGGAAGAAGGGAGTACAGATATGAACAGCcggggggggtgttggggacGGGTGCAGCCCTGTCACTCTGTCTGGGGTACAGAGATGGCAGGCCCTTTGGGGTCATCAAAGCGGTCCATGGTGCGGAGCTGCGTGATCATATGCAGCCCATAGGTGAGGATCAGCAGCATGAGCAGCGAGGTAAGCAGCCCCATCCAGATGCCAggggtgaagaagctggcaCAGTCACTGGCATAGGCGAAGTCCTGCCCCGTCACACTGAAACCCTGGATCTAAGGGTGAGGGAGAATACAGAACACAAGCACattaacacagagacacacaaacacaaacacacatccatgGAATAccaaagagggagagacggatTACTGCTGAGGACTAACAGTCCTCTGCTTAGGGCAGAGCTGACATCCACACACCAACCAGAGCGACAACAGAttgtgggggctggggggagcaCAAAGGGCAGTACCTGGAAGTCACTGAATGAAACCCTCCACAAGGCAGCGTTGTCGGTAGAGAGACGAGGCACCAGCAGGGGATAGCGAAAGTTGGTGACAGATTCACATCGGTAGGAGTACTCAGCAGGGGCATAGATGTTTCGGCTGCCGTTGAAGGTGGCTTTCTGCCCATCATACTCCAGCTCCACCTGATCTAGCGTGAACCAATCACGTGCAGAAACCTTGTAGAAACTACGGCTCATGGAAAAGCTACGAGTAGGGAAAACACAGGAGCACCTGATCTCAAATGGCTGGTTCACAAACtcagattaaaaacacagtcaaataaacacaaaggaCAGGCCATGTTCTGAAACCAGAATATTCCAATTCCAACAAGAGTTCTGATTACAGTGAACATAGTGTCCAAGATACCTCTGGCATTACTCTCAACCTGAGTAAGCATATAAAAGTGGGACTGAAATAAGACCACATGCTTGCAGTTTTGTggaattaaataatttatagaCAGaccatgcatgtttgtgtgccaAGATTTGAAGCTATACACCTAAAAGATATGCCTAAATGAGTTAATTTGTGTTTGAGACATGTGAACTGGGCTGACATGCTAgttgtaaatacatatttaaatgtttttgattctgtatacatgtttatttcttaaatgcttaaatgtgtatgtttcagGTGAAGTCAAAAGTAAGACAGTGGACAGTAACATTTCTATTTCAGTCTGTTTTATGTATTGCAAGATACTCACATGAGGCGGAAATTCTGGAAGCCTAGGACATTCTGGTAATTGAGGACGAGgctgagaaaaacaggaagaacgAGACCAATCAGAGTCTTTCAAAGGCACACCCTTCTTAACAGCCATTTGGAAAGCCTTTCAGAACTCATTGTACAACCTCAAATTATGAGTAGCTAATTTATGCATTAGATGGATCCTCTCCTGACCTGCTTGCTATCTAGCTTGCTCAACCTAGCTGGCTTTATTTGTTCTCCTGCTATATTAAATGACATCTTATCTAGTGACCTCCATCACGGCCCACCTCACCGGCCCCACCCAATTCTCACCGGGAACGGGTGTCATTGCAGAGGGAGCCAGTCAGGGTCACAGTAGGGGACTGGCCAAAGGTCTGGGGCCCCAGCTCACTCTGGTTCCACTTCTGGTCCTGCCACAGGCTGACTGTCAGGTTCTTCGCCCACATTAGTATACAGGGCTTGCCGCCTTCTTCGAACATCACAGGGGCATAGGGGCCGGCTGGAGCCTGCAGCAGGGAGCGGCCCACAGACTGCATGCCCACAGACACCTCATGGGTCACCTGGGagtgcagggaggagagaggcacagggacATACTTACAATTTGTACAGCAAAAACAAGAGCacaagagcacagcacacaatacaacaaatacagaagtgcacacacacaaaaccaaaacaatacatacaaatTCACCACACATTCCACTTGTGCTGGTCATCAGTAGTACCAAATTTTCCCGTCCTAAAGCAGAGTCCTTTCAAACAGAGTAAAtacgagggagagagaagacctGCTCCTCTTTAGGGGTGGGAATCGCAGAATAACTCACGACACGATACTATCACGAGACATTGCCCACGATAACAATAGTATCACCATACAGCGATTCTGCGATACTCGATACAATG
This portion of the Megalops cyprinoides isolate fMegCyp1 chromosome 7, fMegCyp1.pri, whole genome shotgun sequence genome encodes:
- the LOC118781277 gene encoding V-type proton ATPase subunit S1-like, which gives rise to MAVSEVSGSPLVMAFFTVLLTVFSTGSCSDQVPLVLWSSEGYTLPPQTPPAAGHIVSSSQLDSYLSSILSAAPQNVLVFLQDKLSVDDFTMFGGVFGNKQDSAFPFLESALQSSPSPLMLPALSWAGSSAVLGVLQQHLGTPPLYLDPSSLTQLRLNASVPTLLVIRLPYSTGTDMMSPKDALSGNDEVIGQVLNIMRAQAVPYTAIYTALKPSRVTHEVSVGMQSVGRSLLQAPAGPYAPVMFEEGGKPCILMWAKNLTVSLWQDQKWNQSELGPQTFGQSPTVTLTGSLCNDTRSRLVLNYQNVLGFQNFRLIFSMSRSFYKVSARDWFTLDQVELEYDGQKATFNGSRNIYAPAEYSYRCESVTNFRYPLLVPRLSTDNAALWRVSFSDFQIQGFSVTGQDFAYASDCASFFTPGIWMGLLTSLLMLLILTYGLHMITQLRTMDRFDDPKGPAISVPQTE